The Oxyura jamaicensis isolate SHBP4307 breed ruddy duck chromosome Z, BPBGC_Ojam_1.0, whole genome shotgun sequence genome window below encodes:
- the FANCG gene encoding Fanconi anemia group G protein — protein MKRRRGAAPEPGCLHAWAAESEALAGRWRAARCAGPRGAEAAARQQRGAFGELLLQMRGLPAALPTLPLEITVLYNSLLFVMGTSDHVIEGEAEGIRQGLLRVLEACGSSGQDLSTEELWQKVLQEVTDEEMRAPLHRLGALQAAWWLANSRLRSVAGLFQLLSSTEDPGRAPCSRGENELLALLKAWKVPAEGASMSLVQSAEDLKETLCTAAAFLQGLQELEAGNLPAALSLLQEAAGGFCSKRVLAQIYTCLGCCARQMGKPQTALQHLKRALQVDFQCLPALFHVAAVYQELGETDAELQALGLLYEALEKNPPSAASSSPYFLIRTELLVHTPILTSLLRHRQPSEVKYLLAQRCLQEGRVADAVEHYLDFLTVLQEGLQQQVPLDGGSALPRIPEAFLEAASALEQDGRHRDAITVCEEVISRTTDLIPRTLRVEEELEQPESPSPHTGLAGGLLSQKRESLRCLTWRAAAYLHQGWAWVKLGENKEAITQFSRCLSELLRFPLCGPGAELTGNLLPEVEVLQKIRLLSLIGRGTQFLELGKHKEALLDFQYGLQVSPGDPAAASYLVQALWKLNRKQEAAACWRKYLERPTGEDGQQEGQGRPFPLYLVSCVKQAAFPQGGSLARSIQDYLRTTSQDPSR, from the exons ATGaagcggcggcggggggcggccccggaGCCCGGCTGCCTCCACGCCTGGGCGGCCGAGAGCGAGGCCCTGGCGGGGCGATGGCGG GCAGCGCGGTGCGCAGGGCCCCGAGGTGCTGAGGCGGCGGCGAGGCAGCAGCGAGGAGCCTTCGGGGAGCTGCTGTTGCAGATGAGGG GGCTGCCAGCTGCCCTCCCCACCTTGCCTCTGGAGATCACCGTCCTGTACAACTCCCTGCTCTTCGTTATGGGGACATCTGACCACGTTATcgaaggagaagcagaaggaataCGCCAGGGGCTCCTCAGGG TTCTGGAGGCTTGTGGAAGCTCTGGGCAGGACCTTagcacagaggagctgtggcagaAAGTGCTGCAGGAGGTAACCGATGAGGAAATGCGGGCCCCCTTGCACCGACTGGGGGCCCTGCAGGCAGCGTGGTGGCTGGCCAACAGCCGCCTGCGAAGCGTTGCTGgcctcttccagctcctgagCAGCACTGAG GACCCAGGgagagctccctgcagcagaggggagaaCGAACTCCTTGCTCTACTCAAGGCATGGAAAGTGCCGGCTGAGGGGGCCTCCATGTCCCTCGTACAGAGTGCGGAGGACTTGAAGGAGACCCTGTGCActgcagcagccttcctgcaAG GGCTACAGGAGCTGGAGGCCGGGaacctccctgctgccctctcccttctccaggaggctgcaggaggattCTGCTCCAAGAGGGTCCTGGCCCAGATCTACACCTGCCTCGGCTGCTGCGCTCGGCAAATG GGCAAGCCTCAGACAGCCCTTCAGCACCTGAAGCGGGCCCTCCAGGTGGACTTCCAGTGCCTTCCTGCCCTATTCCACGTGGCAGCGGTGtaccaggagctgggggagacAGACGCGGAGCTGCAGGCCCTGGGTCTGCTCTATGAG GCTTTGGAAAAAAACCCGCCGTCAGCAGCTTCCTCTAGTCCATATTTTCTAATTAGAACAGAGCTCCTTGTCCACACACCAATCCTCACTTCTCTCCTTCGCCATCGCCAGCCCTCTGAAGTGAAGTACCTGCTGGCACAGCGGTGTCTTCAGGAGGGGAG GGTGGCTGATGCGGTGGAACATTACCTGGATTTTCTGACTGTGCTTCAGGAGGGGCTGCAGCAACAG GTGCCACTGGATGgtggctcagctctgcccaggaTCCCTGAGGCATTCCTGGAAGCAGCATCTGCCTTGGAACAGGACGGGAGGCACCGGGATGCCATAACGGTGTGCGAGGAGGTCATCAGCCGGACAACTGACCTGATCCCACGGACGTTACGAGTTGAAGAGGAGTTGGAGCAGCCAGAGAGCCCCTCACCCCACACAGGGCTTGCTGGGGGGCTCCTGTCCCAGAAGAGGGAAAGTCTGCGCTGCCTCACATGGAGAGCAGCTGCCTACCTGCACCAGGGCTGGGCGTGGGTCAAGCTGGGCGAGAACAAGGAGGCCATAACGCAGTTCAGCAG GTGCCTCAGCGAGCTCTTGCGGTTCCCCCTTTGTGGGCCTGGTGCGGAACTGACAG GGAATCTCCTGCCAGAAGTGGAGGTTCTGCAGAAGATCAGGTTGCTTTCCCTCATTGGGCGAGGTACGCAGTTTCTGGAGCTGGGGAAGCACAAGGAGGCCTTGCTGGATTTCCAGTACGGCTTGCAGGTCTCACCAG GTgatccagctgctgcctcttaTCTGGTGCAAGCCCTGTGGAAGCTGAACCGAAAGCAGGAGGCGGCTGCTTGTTGGCGGAAGTACTTGGAGAGGCCCACAGGGGAAGAtgggcagcaggaagggcagggaag GCCCTTCCCCTTGTACCTGGTTTCGTGCGTGAAGCAGGCAGCCTTCCCGCAGGGGGGATCTCTTGCTAGGAGCATACAGGATTACCTCAGGACCACGAGCCAGGATCCCTCCAGATAA